GTGATCGGGCACTTCACCTCTGACACTACACTTCCCGCTTCACGAATCTACTCAAAGGCTGGTATTCCAATGATCTCGCCAGCTGCGACTAACCCGAGCATTACCCAAGGGGGGTTGTCGACGGTGTATCGGGTTATGCCGACCGATGCACAAAATGCCGGCACGGCTGGTAGATGGGCCGCGACAGCGGGCAACGCGAAGCGGATTGCAATCTTGGACGACCGCACTGCCTTCGGGGCTGGGGAAGCTGACGAGTTTGAAAAGGCGGCGCGGGCTAGCGGCGCAACGATTGTCAGCCGCGAATACACAAACGATAAGGCAGTGGATTTCAGCGCCCAGTTGACGAGAATCAAGAGTACAGGTGCAGATCTGCTATTTTTCGCAGGAAGTGGTGACACGCCTTCTGCCATGGTCGTAAAGCGCATGCGTCAGCTTGGAATGAAGGCGACGTTCGTTGCGGGCGGCGGCGTCGCAGATGCAAACTTTATCAAGATCGCTGGCGATGCTGCGGAAGGCGCATTTGTTTGGGACTACGGTTTACCGCTGCAATCGCTGCCGAACGGCAAAGAGTTTGTTGCGAAATACCGAAAAACCTATGATATTGACCTGCTCCCCTATGGCCCGTTTAGCTATGACGCAGCCAGCGTGCTGATTCACGCCATAGAAGCAGCCAATTCGACGGAGCCGGCCGATATCAACGCAGCAATCAAGAAAATCCAGTTCACTGGGATCACCGGTCCTATTGCCTTCCTTGCCAATGGCGATATCAAAACAGCAATTTCAACACTTTACCAAGTGAAGCAAGGTCAATGGGTCGTTGTGACATCAACCAACAAAGGTGTATGAAATTTAACAGTATGGGGCCATGATCCGGCGGCTGGAAGGGACAGTTTCTTATGAGCTGTAGCAGGTCAGTGAAAACCTGTCGGTCTATCAAGTAGTGGACGCGTGATTGAGATAGGGCAGCGGCCATTGCTTGTGTAGGTCTCGTTACGCGTATTGCTGTGGTCTCAGATTGCAGACCTGGCCGCGCCATAAGCGAAGTTGGTTTTGAATGGGCGTTTTGAAACACTGGACCTGACTTCGCCTGGATAGCCACGTGTGTTGAACAACAAGCCAACCGTTGAGAAGAACTTGATCTCATTCTTCAGTGATCGCGATGCATGGCTTCGAGGAAAAAAATGTACGATTTTGCGCCAGTTTTTAAACAACCAACGGGTTCCCCCATCCGCGAGCTTTCAAGATATCTGAACCAACCGGGAATGATTTCGTTTGCAGGCGGAGTTCCAGCGAGTGATCTGTTCGACGTCCACGGATTTAAACGCGCGAGTGAAATAGCGTTCGAAAATCCAGTGGCGTGCCTGCAGTATGGTGCGACCGAAGGAATGCCCGCGTTAAAGGAACAAATTCTCCGGTTTGTGGAAGAAGATGATATTAGACGCGACGATTCGGAGGTTATAGTCACCACGGGGTCTCAACAAGGGTTCGATCTCCTGTTGCGAGCATTTGTGTCGTCTGGTGATGTGGTTTTTGTCGAAGAGCGTACCTATCCCGCCACGTTGCAAGCACTAAGGCTGCAACAGGCCTCGGTCACCGGAGTCGCTGTGGACAGCGACGGACTGGATACGGTTGCGCTAAAACTACTCCTCGAATCGGATACTCTAAAGGCAAAGCCGAAATTGCTCTACGTCGTGCCTTCGTTTTCGAATCCAAGCGGACTTACGCTGAGCCTGGAGAGAAGGATCGAACTGCTTGAACTGGCTGTTAAGCATCAGTTCGTAATCGTGGAAGATGATCCGTATCACGGGTTGCGTTTTGATGGTGAGCCTATCCCTTCCTTGCTCAGTCTCTCAGGTCGCGTCGAAGGTGCTCGAGACTGGGTGGTCCATCTGGGGAGTCTGTCTAAGATATCGGCGCCAGGCTTGCGGGTGGGATGGACAATCGGACCGGCTGATATCGTGCGCAGATGTGTCATTGCGAAGCAGACCGCCGATCTATGCAGCTCCACCTGGATGCAGGCCGTTGCAGCCGAGTATCTAAAAAGTGGGGCCCTCAGACCTCATCTGAAAAAAATTGCTGACGAGTACGGGAAGAAGTGTGATGTGCTGTGTGACTTACTAAAGCAGGAATTTAGTGACGGCATCGTCTTTGATCGCCCAATGGGCGGAATGTTTCTGTGGGCACGCTTGCGATCCGGAAGTGATACCTCGGCGCTTCTTTCTAAGGCGATTGCAAATGACGTTGTTTACGTTCCAGGAAGGGTGTTTTTTGCTGACCAGCCCGACATTTCGTCACTGCGTTTGTCGTATGCCGCTCCGGGCGAAGTACTGATCAGGGAGGGGGTGCGGCGGCTCAGGCGCGCTTTCGAAGGTTCGCTTTAACACGCACGCAAGCCTCGTAGTCGTAGGTCTGGCCGAGTGCGAGGAACAAATGAGCCTGCTGGCAGACGTTAGTGAGGCAGGGATAGCAGCTCTGCTCAAAGCGCCGTACAGACATGGCGGTTCAACGAGGGTTACCGACGATCGACGAGATAAAGTCGAGGAACGCATTCGTCTTCGCGGGCATATGATTTCGAGAGGGATACAGCACATAGAGAGGCCAGCGTTCGTCGCACCAGTCGGGGAACAGATTGACAAGTCGCCCACTTGCAATCAAGCCTTCAATGCCCAGCTCCATGACCTGGGCGATACAGTATCCAGCCAAACATACCGCATGCATCGTACCTGCATCATTAACCATTAATTGGCCTTCGGGATAAAGCTCCATTTGCGTGCCATTGCGATGGAACTCCCATTTAAATGGCAGGCCTGTCTCAGGATTCCGATATCTCAGGCAAATATGTGAGGAGCCACGCAACTCATCGGGGCTACGCGGGCGGCCGTGCTCTTTCAGGTAAGAAGGCGACGCCACCGTGAGTATTCGTGTTTCGAGCAACTTGCGAGCTATCATGGACGAGGACTTCGGCTCGCCGAAACGGATGGCGAGATCGAAGCCCTCAGAGACGGTGTCGCCGAGTTGGTCGCGTGTGACCAGGTCAAGCTTGAGTTCGGGATGGGCTTTGAGGAACTCGCTTAGGCGTGGTCCAAGAATAAGGTTTGAGAAGAAAGGGTGAACGTTCACTCGCAGACGTCCACGCACGGTCTCCTTGCTGCAGGCAGCTGACTCAGCGGCCTCCTCCAGTGCGGTGAGCAGCGGCACCACCTGTTCGTAAAGGCGACGTCCCTCGTCCGTAAGGGTTACGGAACGAGGATGACGGTCGAACAGACGCGCGTCAAGCCGACCCTCGAGTCGCGCGATCGCACGGCTGACGCCGGGCTGCGACATATTTAGCGCCTCAGCGGCGGCAGCAAAGCTGCCGCTATTGGCCACTGCAGCAAGTACGCTCATCCCATTGAGGGTTCGCTCGTCGAAAGCCATATGGCTTCTCCTGTCGGTGGTATCTTTTCGCAACAGCGATGGTAGCGAAAAGCGAAGGCCTATTGATAACGCATTCCAAGAGACAAGACGGAAGTGTTGTCATTGCCATATCGTGCCGCGCTTGCACTACGTGCCGGTATGCAGATACGGGAGCGAGTGAAACGCGCCTTAATGCCGTCTGAACTACCTATAGCCTCAAAGTATCGGAAATGAGACCGCCGCAAAAGTCCGGTGCGACTTTGACCGAGGGATCACGATGAAAAGGTAACTCATCGGTGCCATAACATGTCAATAATGTGTTGGGTCGTACTACGACCAGCATCGTCTCCATGTGTCAGCGTCCGACAATTCTGCGGGTGTAAATCGACTATCCATGGAGAGCTTTAGCATGAAACGCAATATGATTGCCAATGAAGGTAGTGATGAAGTAGTAGCTATGATCGAATCCAGGATAGAGCCTAAGTGTCAGGGGATGGCCGACTGCTTCACAGGAAGCCTTTAACAGATGAGGTTTGAGCTGAGTCTCAAGAAATTCATCTGCAGCGCCTTGATCAACCAGTAGCGGAAGCTTCTCTGCCGCGGACCTGACGAGGTCGCACGCATCGTATTGCCTCCATGCTGTACGGTCTGGACCCAGGTACGCCTCGAATGCTTTCTTGCCCCATGGCACCTGGGCGGGAGCGACGATCGGCGAGAATGCCGAAACGCTGCGATAGCGGCCCGGATTGCGCAGCGCCACGACGATTGCACCATGGCCGCCCATCGAGTGTCCGCTTATGGAGCGGGCTTCTGAAGCAGGGAATTCCGATTCGATCAATTCGGGAAGTTCCGTGACAACGTAGTCGTACATCCGGTAGTGGGCTGCCCAAGGTTTCTGGGTTGCATTGACGTAAAAGCCTGCACCTTTTCCAAGGTCATAACCCATATCGTCAGCAACCTGTTGCCCGCGAGGGCTGGTGTCCGGAGCGACTATGATGACGCCATGGCGACTCGCGTATTGTTGAGCTCCGGCCTTCGTGGTGAAATTCTGCTCGGTGCAAGTCAAACCGGAGAGCCAGTACAGTACGGGTAGTTTTTTCCTGGATGCCAGCGCCGGGAGAAACACCGAGAAGTTCATTGAACAGTTGAGCGAGGCCGACTCATGCCGGTATACGTCCTGCCATCCGTCAAAACAGGCACGGTGTTCTATCCGTTCCATTGCGACTCCTATAAATAGCGGACGGATCGGTATGAACGATCCGCCCTGGCTTTTTTGCTACTTCAGCACACCACTGCGCTTTGCGATGTGCGCGGCTATCGCGTCCATTAGCGGAGGATTGAGTGCGTCGTGCGGTGCGAGCCCAAGCTCGGTAAGTCTGGCTCGAACGTCATCCATTTGTTCCGGCTTTGCGCCGCCACCTTCGATCACCGACGAGACGAATGCCGCAAAACGTGGCTCCTCCCAACCTTTGTCGTTGGACAGTTCGGTGTGCACGAAGTCGAGACCGTAGAAAGGATGGTCGCGGTTCTCGATCCGACCATACATGTGAGTTCCGCACGCCTTGCAGGCATGGCGCTGGATAGCGGCGTTCTCGTCGACTACCTGCAGCTTTTCCGGGTGAGCCGTGACTTCGACCTTGTCTCTCGGGACGACTCCCACTACCGAAAAAGCGGCGCCAGCGGGTTTCCAGCACTTGGTGCAACCACAAGCATGGTTGTGTGCCACGTTACTGGTTATCCGGACTTCGACTTTGTCCTTCTGACAATTGCAATGGAGGGTACCGCCGGCGAAGCCGGGTGTACCCTTCTTGATACCGGTATCGACTGATGGGTGGATTGCCACAGTGCTCATTTTGAATTCTCCAATGTTTTCAGAATAGGAATCGGCGCAACAACGCTACGCCAATGACTGCGCACGGTCGTGTCCTAATAGTTGATCACGGTGCGAATCGACATGCCGTCGTGCATCAGGTTGAATGCTTCGTTTATCTGATCAAGCGGCAATCTGTGCGTGACAAATGGGGCGAGCTGGATGTCACCTCGCATGGCGTCTTCCACCATGCCTGGTAGTTGTGAGCGCCCCTTTACGCCACCAAATGCTGTGCCTTTCCATGTACGGCCTGTCACCAGTTGAAACGGACGCGTCGAGATTTCCTGACCGGCCCCCGCGACGCCGATGACTATGGACTGTCCCCAGCCACGGTGCGCGCACTCCAGCGCGGCACGCATGACCTTGACGTTGCCGATGCATTCGAACGAATGATCGACGCCCCAGCCGGTCATTTCGACGATCACCTGCTGAATCGGCCTTTCATGGTCTTTCGGGTTGACACAATCGGTAGCGCCGAAGGCTTTCGCGAGATCGAACTTCGAGGGGTTGGTGTCGATCGCAAAGATGCGCCCGGCCTTGGCCTGACGCGCTCCCTGAATTACTGCAAGGCCGATTCCACCAAGTCCGAACACGGCGACACTGTCACCCGGTTGAACCTTCGCGGTGTTGTGCACCGCGCCGATACCCGTCGTTACACCGCACCCCAGCAGACAAACCTGTTCATGGTTGGCAGCGGGGTTAACCTTCGCCAGCGAGACCTCGGCGACTACGGTGTATTCGCTGAAGGTTGAGCAGCCCATGTAGTGGTAGATCGGCTGGCCGTTATAGGAGAAGCGGGTTGTACCGTCGGGCATCACACCTTTGCCTTGGGTCGCACGCACGGCGACACACAGGTTCGTCTTTCCGGATTTACAGAACAGGCATTCGCCGCATTCGGCCGTGTACAGCGGAATCACGTGATCGCCAGGTTTGACAGATGTGACGCCTTCGCCGATTTCCACGACGACGCCTGCACCTTCATGCCCGAGCACGCAGGGGAACAGGCCTTCTGGGTCGTCGCCCGACAAGGTGAAGGAGTCTGTATGGCATACACCCGTGTGAGTGATCTTTACTAATA
The sequence above is drawn from the Paraburkholderia phenazinium genome and encodes:
- a CDS encoding branched-chain amino acid ABC transporter substrate-binding protein, which produces MFKSLKFRMRCLAASSALLAHSLFLSAYANAQETVVQIGLVAPMTGPYAGYGKDCENSARLAIDEANAKKLSINGKPIKLQLVSADDQGDPRIAVQVAQQLVDEKVVAVIGHFTSDTTLPASRIYSKAGIPMISPAATNPSITQGGLSTVYRVMPTDAQNAGTAGRWAATAGNAKRIAILDDRTAFGAGEADEFEKAARASGATIVSREYTNDKAVDFSAQLTRIKSTGADLLFFAGSGDTPSAMVVKRMRQLGMKATFVAGGGVADANFIKIAGDAAEGAFVWDYGLPLQSLPNGKEFVAKYRKTYDIDLLPYGPFSYDAASVLIHAIEAANSTEPADINAAIKKIQFTGITGPIAFLANGDIKTAISTLYQVKQGQWVVVTSTNKGV
- a CDS encoding PLP-dependent aminotransferase family protein, which produces MYDFAPVFKQPTGSPIRELSRYLNQPGMISFAGGVPASDLFDVHGFKRASEIAFENPVACLQYGATEGMPALKEQILRFVEEDDIRRDDSEVIVTTGSQQGFDLLLRAFVSSGDVVFVEERTYPATLQALRLQQASVTGVAVDSDGLDTVALKLLLESDTLKAKPKLLYVVPSFSNPSGLTLSLERRIELLELAVKHQFVIVEDDPYHGLRFDGEPIPSLLSLSGRVEGARDWVVHLGSLSKISAPGLRVGWTIGPADIVRRCVIAKQTADLCSSTWMQAVAAEYLKSGALRPHLKKIADEYGKKCDVLCDLLKQEFSDGIVFDRPMGGMFLWARLRSGSDTSALLSKAIANDVVYVPGRVFFADQPDISSLRLSYAAPGEVLIREGVRRLRRAFEGSL
- a CDS encoding LysR family transcriptional regulator produces the protein MAFDERTLNGMSVLAAVANSGSFAAAAEALNMSQPGVSRAIARLEGRLDARLFDRHPRSVTLTDEGRRLYEQVVPLLTALEEAAESAACSKETVRGRLRVNVHPFFSNLILGPRLSEFLKAHPELKLDLVTRDQLGDTVSEGFDLAIRFGEPKSSSMIARKLLETRILTVASPSYLKEHGRPRSPDELRGSSHICLRYRNPETGLPFKWEFHRNGTQMELYPEGQLMVNDAGTMHAVCLAGYCIAQVMELGIEGLIASGRLVNLFPDWCDERWPLYVLYPSRNHMPAKTNAFLDFISSIVGNPR
- the fghA gene encoding S-formylglutathione hydrolase; protein product: MERIEHRACFDGWQDVYRHESASLNCSMNFSVFLPALASRKKLPVLYWLSGLTCTEQNFTTKAGAQQYASRHGVIIVAPDTSPRGQQVADDMGYDLGKGAGFYVNATQKPWAAHYRMYDYVVTELPELIESEFPASEARSISGHSMGGHGAIVVALRNPGRYRSVSAFSPIVAPAQVPWGKKAFEAYLGPDRTAWRQYDACDLVRSAAEKLPLLVDQGAADEFLETQLKPHLLKASCEAVGHPLTLRLYPGFDHSYYFITTFIGNHIAFHAKALHG
- the gfa gene encoding S-(hydroxymethyl)glutathione synthase — encoded protein: MSTVAIHPSVDTGIKKGTPGFAGGTLHCNCQKDKVEVRITSNVAHNHACGCTKCWKPAGAAFSVVGVVPRDKVEVTAHPEKLQVVDENAAIQRHACKACGTHMYGRIENRDHPFYGLDFVHTELSNDKGWEEPRFAAFVSSVIEGGGAKPEQMDDVRARLTELGLAPHDALNPPLMDAIAAHIAKRSGVLK
- a CDS encoding S-(hydroxymethyl)glutathione dehydrogenase/class III alcohol dehydrogenase; the protein is MKSRAAVAFAPGKPLEIVEIDVAPPKKREVLVKITHTGVCHTDSFTLSGDDPEGLFPCVLGHEGAGVVVEIGEGVTSVKPGDHVIPLYTAECGECLFCKSGKTNLCVAVRATQGKGVMPDGTTRFSYNGQPIYHYMGCSTFSEYTVVAEVSLAKVNPAANHEQVCLLGCGVTTGIGAVHNTAKVQPGDSVAVFGLGGIGLAVIQGARQAKAGRIFAIDTNPSKFDLAKAFGATDCVNPKDHERPIQQVIVEMTGWGVDHSFECIGNVKVMRAALECAHRGWGQSIVIGVAGAGQEISTRPFQLVTGRTWKGTAFGGVKGRSQLPGMVEDAMRGDIQLAPFVTHRLPLDQINEAFNLMHDGMSIRTVINY